The Diceros bicornis minor isolate mBicDic1 chromosome 14, mDicBic1.mat.cur, whole genome shotgun sequence genome segment TGCGCCTGCAGGCGGGTTTGGAGGGGAAGTGGGGGCGCCGCACTTACCCACGGTGTCTGTTGACATAAAGGTCTTATGCAGCGGTGACTGGAGGCTgacagtgcctgggacacagaGCTTGAATGACCTGtcctcttcctctatttcctcttcctcccctttctCCTCAGATGGGAAGCCTTCCTTGAGAGGAAACTGAGGGCATGTGGGGTCactgagcaggtggagaaggtggGGCCCCCAGcctgcagccccacccccaccaccaacctCCAGACACAGCACAAAGCAGCAGGGAACAGCTCCCAAAGGTCAAGAAAGGGCACTGCGCCCCCTAGGCCCAGCCACATTTCCTGAGGCCCAGCCAGATGTGGGGAGAGCCCCACCCAGGCTTCCCCCCATTACCCCAGTCTGGCCCCACAGACCTTTGCCGACTTCTGAAGCTGCTTGTACAAGGTGAGGAGGCGGTTCCAGGGGGTCGCCCCCACCTTCAAAGAGGCCAGCCTGAGGTCTCCTGTGAAGGGCCAGTGTCACTGACAGGCTGATAGCACTGGGGGGTAGCCCAGGCCCAGAAGGGCAGGGACATTGGCGGTGCTGAGCTGAGGTGGGGTCTCCTTGTTTTCTTTAgcaaatgcctactatgtgccaggcacagttctagacACTTTACAAAGAACACCTCATGTAATCCTTGCAACTACCCTCTGAGATAGGCACTATTATACtcccatctcacagatgaggaaactgagacacagaaaggttGAGCAACTTGCCACTGTCACACAGCTGGGCACAGTGGAgttgggattcgaacccaggcagtctgcctCCAGCATTCCCTCAGACCGTCCCGTGTCCTTCCAGGCTCCACATCCTGTGGAGTCCTAGAGGAAGAGGGTCCATTTCACGCCTGTGGCCGCCACGTGGACTCACCATCAAGCAGACGCTCCTTCTCCTCCCTGGGGAAGGCCTCGGGGCTGACCTCCAGTGGCCCCACGGCCCTCTGCAGGCATCCTTGCTCCACCTCCAGGGCTCTGGCAAAGTGGCTCCTGATCCCAAAGCAGAGTCAGGTGGGGCCCAGAGATGTGGCAAAGGCCCCTGGACATGCCAGCCCCTCCAAGGCTCTCACACAGGCTCTGCTCAGCCCCCTCCATCCTCCTGCTCCCAACagctccctgctctgccctctgAGGTCTTCATCATAGATGGGGGCTATCCCTCCCCAAAGGTAGGGTGGTGGGGAGCAGAAGGAGAAGTGGGCCCCCTTCCTCACAGGGAGTGGGTGCCAGGTCCAAATGGGAGTGGGAactgggagggacagagtgggagggaaGTTGGGGGGGGTGGCTGCGGCAGAAAAGAGATAGGAAGCAGTGGGAGCCCACCCGGCCTGGCATGCTCCCTTCCCAGTCCCCAGCCTGTCCCCCTTTCATCTTTGGTGCCTccatccctgtctctgtctcctccccacacccccatCTCCAGGCTCCTCGCCACCCAGGTATCTGGTTCCAGTCTGCTGCCCCTCCAAGGACTCACATTCCTGGACCCTCTCCAATCTGGGTCCTCCCATCTCAGGCCCACATCCTTCCACCGGCTTACATCCAGTAGCTCCATCCCAGGCCCCTTCCCACCATCcacagcccagcccctcacctgTCTGAGGTCCCTGTGTCCCGGGAGGCCTcccctgctgcctcctcctcctcctcttccctcccctccttctcagACAGGTCGTCCAGCACCTCCTGGCTTCCTCTGGGCAGGACTGACTTCACCTCCACACCCTGGGCCATGACCTTCAGGAcctccctgggggtgggggtctggGTCCCCGTGTCCCCCAGCCCCGAGGGACCGTGCCGTGGCATGGCCACAGAGAGGATGCAGGGCACTGTGGCGGGTGGCCTGGgctccttcctccccactcctcGGTGGTGGTCCGTCATCAGGGGGATGGCGTCGTGCTCTTGTGAGGGGCACGCCCGACCCCTTGACAGTGCCTTGTCAGAGCTTTTCGGGCTGCTCTTGCTCCCCCTCAGGCTACGGAAGAAGCGCAACACGGAGGAGCGGCCCAAAATCCGGGATCGAGGGGTTGTGGCTGGGGCCTCCATCCTGAGGGGGACCCTGACTGAGAGGGAGGGGCCGTAGCAGCCACTCCAGGACCAACTGCTTAAGAACAGGAGGAGCTTTCAAATTAAAACCTCCAGTTGGAAACTTCCAGGAGTTCTAGAAGGCAAAGGTCAGGCAGGTGGGGGGAGTGatggggggctggggggaggacaTGATGGCGGGGGTTAGTTGGGGACAGAGAGGGCAGGGGGTCGATGAGGCAGGGGAAGGAGGTATGGGAGCCAGACTAGGGGGTGGCTGGTGAGGCTCCAGgaggcatgggggtgggggcagacagAGGAGGCTGGGGGGACCAGGGCCCTGAGAATGGAGCAGAGGCTCTTAAGCACCCTGCACACACCTCTCTCCGCCTAGCTGTCCTTCTCCAGCTGTGGCTGCTTCTGTCCTGGAGAACACTCCCCATGGCCAGATAGTATTTGTCCTCCCCTTGCCCTCCTCTCAGCACCCAGCTTGCCCATGCCCAGGTGGTAGCACAGACCCCACTGTGTTTTCCTCTCTGTTTACCTGGCTATCACCTTCAGGATTGTGTATCTCCAGAGACCACCGAGGTGCCTGGTGCACATGTCTTAACTGCTCGTTGAATCTCAATTTGGTATTATTATTCCCCACGGCCATCTACAGACCTGATTATACACCCAGCTCAGGGACCTTGGGAGAGTATCTTAAACCAGCTGAGCCTCaatttgttcatctgtaaaatgggtgtagtCGACAGCGCCTACTTCCAAGGGTTGTGAGAAGATTCAGTGAGACAACGGTTGCTTAAGCGCAGGGCACTCAGTAGTGCTTAAGAAACGTCACCGTCCTTTTTTATTGGTGTTGATTgatggaagggagggaaagatcAAGGACaggggctgggagtcaggggCTGAAAACCAGCAGGGGAGGGGGAGCCACTCTGCCTGCCTGGGGCAGAGGGT includes the following:
- the LOC131413444 gene encoding gametogenetin-binding protein 1-like codes for the protein MEAPATTPRSRILGRSSVLRFFRSLRGSKSSPKSSDKALSRGRACPSQEHDAIPLMTDHHRGVGRKEPRPPATVPCILSVAMPRHGPSGLGDTGTQTPTPREVLKVMAQGVEVKSVLPRGSQEVLDDLSEKEGREEEEEEAAGEASRDTGTSDRSHFARALEVEQGCLQRAVGPLEVSPEAFPREEKERLLDGDLRLASLKVGATPWNRLLTLYKQLQKSAKFPLKEGFPSEEKGEEEEIEEEDRSFKLCVPGTVSLQSPLHKTFMSTDTVGFVESELKKLLVVQRESRLWKMGSHEGRELLTQPEITLEEAGVVDGQHLLLEEMDEMGNWPPE